In a genomic window of Cyanobacteriota bacterium:
- a CDS encoding type II toxin-antitoxin system CcdA family antitoxin: MHENAAPSTRSTQKTELSIHIDSELLDEIRHLTNDPSKVIEVALRQWLKGESRRDDDLTHTFQRNPPVPPRGEWND, from the coding sequence CCCCGTCAACCCGATCGACTCAAAAGACCGAGTTATCCATCCACATTGACTCTGAATTGTTGGATGAGATTCGACACTTAACCAATGATCCTAGCAAGGTCATCGAGGTTGCGCTGCGTCAATGGCTCAAGGGTGAGTCGAGGCGTGACGATGATCTTACCCATACATTTCAGCGAAATCCTCCTGTCCCACCTAGGGGTGAGTGGAATGATTGA